The DNA sequence tacaactccgatagcatgtgaaatatcaggtattgtgcaaaccattgcatacatcaagctaccaataACATTCACATATGGCACTCTTGACATATACTCTTGTTCAGCTTTATTCTTCGGCGACATAGCAGCACTAAGCTTAAAGTGAGGAGCAAGAGGCGTGCTAACCAATTTCGTATTCTCATTCAAGCCAAATCGATCTATTACTTTCTTCaagtattctttctgagatagatagagtttctttgaatgtctatctctttttatctccatgccaagaattttttTCGCCTCACCCAAATTCTTCATCTCAAACTTCTTTcatagttgaatcttcaacttcttaatttcttcttgacttttggaagctatcaacatatcatcaacgtataggagaagatatatgaaGGATCCGTCTTCAagcttgcgcaaatacacacaatgatcgtatttgcttcttctGTACttctgccgcaacataaacttgtcaaaacGTTTGTACCATtatctagaagattgtttcaatccgtacaacgatatttcaagtttgcacaccatattttccttttcagcaactttgaatccttttggctgagtcatatagatttcctcttccaagtctccatgtaaaaatacagtttttacatctaactgaactagttccaaattcaattgtgctaccaaagccaacaaaacTCTAATGGAGGAGTGTTTTACGACTGGAGAAAATacctcattgtaatcaattctcTCCTTTTGAGCGtaccctttggccaccaatcttgctttgtagcgaacatcttcttggttaggaaatccttctttctttgcaaatacctaTTTGCATCCAATTGCTTTCTTGCCCTTCATGAGATTGACCAATTTCCATGTgcaattctgatgaagggactgcatttcttcattcatagcaatcctccacttatcttcttctgaactttggactgCGTCtgtataagtggtaggaacaccatcaacTATAATTGAGGCTGCACAAGCCATCGTCTCTATGAGACGGACAAgtttctttattgttctttttggcttgctggttgctattgattcaagttgttgttgggGTTCATGAGTTGGAATCTCCCATTCCACTGACTCTTCTTCTAGGGAAAAATCTTCTATCGTTTCCTCGTTTTCTCCCTGTGTTAggaaaattaattttccctcaaactccacctgctttgaagtaccatcagtttgtttgacatcttcaactgtcaccttatctattatggaagattcatcaaaggtaatatctctgctgaatataatttttcttgtctctggacaccataatcggtatcctttgactccagaagtaatccctataaatatagctttctttgctctcggatccaattttgactctttcacatgatagtatgtaATTGAGCCAAACACATGTAAAAAATTATAATCTTCAGCGGGTTTTTCAtatcatttttcaaatggtgtcttgccaccAATAgcggcagatggtagacgattaatgaggtggcatgcatatgttattgcctcagcccaaaattctttgcccaagctagcattggacaacatacaccgaacCTTCTCCAACAAAGTCCGGTTCATGCGTTCTGCCACtacattctgttgtggtgtatttctgacaGTGAAATGTCTCAAAATGCCATCATCTTCACAAATCTTATTGTAAAGATCATTTTTGTGTTCTCCACCGTTATATGTGCGAAGACACTTTATCTTTCTGCCTGTTTGAGTCTCTATCATcgccttccatttgagaaaaattctcaGCACCTCATCTTTGGTTTTTATAGTATACACCCATACTCTCCGggaaaagtcatcaataaaggttacaaaatagtgtttcccacctaatgaaggtgttttggaagcaccccaaatatcagagtgaacataatccaaaatacctttagtattatggattgatgttccaaatttaacccttgtctgttttccCTTGACACAATActcacaaaactccaaattacaagtctttactccttttaacaatccttgatctgataaaattttcaagaattttcctccagcatgtcccaagcgcatgtgccatagcttggttgcttctgcctccttgtcatcactggatgtcgctgttgctgtcccaataactgtactaccgcGATAGTGGTACATGTTATTATTTCGCCGAAttcccttcattaccactagtgcaccagaGCATATTCTCATTACCCCATTTTCTGCAACGACTTTGAGCCCCTTTGACtccagtgcttctccttctccactcttttgtttttctctctttctttgttcatagttgTACAAGGCAGAACAAACTTTCTTGAGAGACACTTCATCATTCCCATAAAGTATAGTAGTTtcgaggtgctcgtactcatcggGAAGTGAACTTAATAACATTAAGGTCATATCTCCATCACTAAAGGTCACGTCCATATTCTGCAAATCTGTCGCCAACTTATTAAAGTTGGTGATGTGATCATTCATTGTAGTAACAGGAACATATGTGAAGCACAACAGTCTTTTTTTCATGTAAAGTTTATTTTGACCGTTTTTCTTCAAATATTTATCCTCCAATGCATTCCACAATTTACCTGCAGAAGTTTCTTTTGTGTATGGATACTTCTGTTCTCTTGCGAGGTAAGATCGAATGGTACCACAAGCAACGCGGTTGATAGTCTTCGAATCTCCTTCTCCGATATTGTCTGGTTTATTTTCTTCTATGGCaatatctagcccttgttgaaaaagaacatcaaGAACCTCAGCTTGCCACATCCCGAAATGTCCTGACATGTCAAAAATTTCAactgcaaatttcgcatttgacataattcttgtcataagcgaagatgccaacgacgtattactgacacccgatgtggactcttcatttttattatctccCATTTTTGCTACAGATACTATTTATTTGCTGACAGTATAAAACACCAAAGTAATTCTTTTCTGAGTGAAagttcagactatgctgcaaccacataGCATACTAAGATAGAACCTTGGCTCTGATATCAATTGTTGCGGAAAccgaatatatagagagtgattaaatcacaactactatatttaaaggtagctaataaatagtaaatgagacaataataaaaagaacaccaaaaattaacgaggttcggcaaaatttgatttttgcctagtgctcggacacaatcaactcaaactttatttcactccaaaaaatactagtgaaatactacaagagaaaaagaagattcaaatgccttaggagacaagaaggcaagtgagagatgatttcaaatgaacaaaaccgctatttatagaagggaaatgaccttaataatgttatgcatgacatcatattaagtgtgaacatgcaatgtaaatgcatgaaaaatgtaTCTACCAATTTTTTTCTAAAAAGAGGCTTCAAATGTTCACAttagttcacattaatcttgtcaaaattCAACATGGTATTTTGATTCAAAGTAGACTGTCGGGACATGAAAACTCTCAATAACTTTATGTATGCAAAAGACTAAAAGTTGACCAAGACTTTAGACTGCTTTTTGGAAAGACAAGAAAATGTCTGCCTTAGAATATAATTCAGTTGTTGAACATTAATCTGATAAACATATCATCCAACTATGGTTGTTTTTTCCTCTTTATCTGCTCTCAAATACTACCTTGTTTTTCTTCTTGTCATAATCCCCTTTGTGACTTCACTATCCTTCAATTTTGATAGTTTTAGACCCAGCGATCAAAATGTAACATACGAGAGAGATGCTTATCTAGCAGATGGTGCAATTCAACTTACCACAGACCTGATCAATCGTGATATAAACGCTACTATAGGTCGAGCAACATATTCCAAGCCCCTGCATCTTTGGGACACGGCCTCTGGAAATGTCACGGATTTCAGTACTCACTTCTCCTTTAGCATCAATTCACAGGGCAGAACTAGATATGGTGATGGCCTTGCCTTTTTCCTTGCACCTGCAGGTTCAAGAATTCCTGAGAACACAACCAGAGGTGGCAGTCTTGGCCTTACAAGTAATACTCAACGACTGAATACATCGAGTAATCATTTTGTAGCTGTGGAGTTTGATACGTATCGGAACGTCCAGTATGACCCAATGGGCGACCACGTAGGTATTGATATCAAATCTATGCAATCTGTTGTTAATGTGACCTGGTTTAGTAGCATTCCGGATGGTAGGAGAACTGATGCCTGGATTAGCTATAACTCGACCTCAAAAAATCTTAGTGTTGCCTTCACTGGTTTCAAACTCCAAGGAAATACCACTGTCACTGTCCAGCAAAGCCTATCTCACAATCTTGATCTGAGAGAATACTTGCCTGAATGGGTCACTTTTGGCTTCACAGGTGGAGCTGGACTTGTCTTTGCAATACAAAGAATCTATTCTTGGAACTTTACTTCTTCTTTAGAAATTAATGACAACATAACAGATCCAGGGGTAGCCTTACCAATCCCAAAGCCAGAGGAGACTCCAAGCAAAAGTAAGTTAGGACTTGTGATTGGATTGGTTTCTGGTGGTTGTGTTTTGGTTGCAGTAtctgttttggtgttgtttgtatTTTGGAGAAAGAGGAAGTTGAGagaagatgaagatgatgatgatagCTTTGATGGTTCCATGGCTAATGAATTTGAAAGAAGTACAGGACCAAAGAAGTTCCTCTACAGTGAGTTGGTTAGATGTACAAATAACTTTGCGGGGGAAGGGAAGCTTGGGGAGGGTGGGCTCGGGGGTGTTTATAAAGGACATCTCAGGGAATCCAATTCCTATGTTGCTGTTAAAAGGATTTCAAGGGGGTCAAGACAAGGAATAAAAGAGTTCGCTTCTGAAGTGAGGATCATTAGCCGGTTAAGACATAGACATTTGGTGCAACTCATTGGCTGGTGCCATGAGAAAAGAGAACTTCTACTTGTCTATGAGTTTATGTCTAATGGAAGCCTAGATTTCCATCTTTTCAAGGGAAAAAGCCATTTGACATGGCCAATAAGATACAAGATTGCTCAAGGCTTGGCCTCGGCGCTGCTATATCTACATGAAGAATGGGAACAATGTGTGGTGCATAGGGACATAAAGGCAAGCAATATTATGTTGGATTCCAATTTCAATGCCAAACTTGGGGATTTTGGTTTAGCTAGACTAGTTGACCATGAAAAGGGATCCCAGACAACAGTTTTGGCAGGTACTATGGGCTACATGGCCCCCGAATGTGCCACCACTGGGAAAGCTAGCAAGGAAACAGATGTCTATAGCTTTGGTATTGTCGCGTTAGAAATAGCTTGTGGAAGAAAACCTATTGACCGTAAAGCTGAATCAGATCATCAAGTAAACATTGTTGATTGGGTTTGGAGTCTTTATGGGATGGGAAATCTTAACGAAGCAGCTGATCCTAAACTCTCATTAGAGTTCAATGAAATGGAGATGAAGCACTTGTTAATTGTTGGTTTATGGTGTGCTCATCCAGATAGCAATTGTAGGCCTTCTATCAGGCAAGCAATTCATGTCCTTAATTTTGAAGCTCCATTGCCCACCCTCCCTCCAAACATGCCTGTTCCAACATATTGCAGTCCATCACAACATTTATCAAGTGCTTCATTTTCATCACCATATGACACCAACGGATCTCGGATTACTGAAATACAGTATTCAGTGAACTACACTGATTCTTCAAATAACACAGCAGCTTCCGCAGCATCATCACCTTCCGCATCACTTTTGTACACACGTTGATATTGTGTTATAAAGAAATTTTGTCTGGTATATCCCTGCATTCAATCTTTCACTAGCTATCTCCAACTTTTGCTCTTCTTACTCTTTTGTGTTTCTCTTTTTATGAGTATAAGATTGAATGAATCAACAATTCTTGTTCAAAGTTTCCATTAAATAGTGAAAATACTATGTTCTTAAAAACATGTCTCACTTTCGATCAATGGATGTATTCTGGAAGGAGAGAAATTTAAGAACTTTTGAAGACAGAAACAATTCTTTGCAGAACATCAAGATGAAGTGCTTACTTTTGTTTCATTTCTCGTGTAAAGAAAGCTGTGTAGAGGAGGCAAAATCTTTAGTAGACATAGCTGTAATCTTAGGTTGACATAGCTGGTTTTTGTTTTCCTTGTAAATATGGCTTGGCACTGCCCTAGTGTTGTTTTATTTATTAATATACATGTAaccattataaaatataaaataaaataaaagatcaATGGATGTATTCTAACTTGGATTAGAAGTTGAATTGGAGGATAGAAAGAATCTTTcactatttttccttcttttgaaGCGATCCATTTTGGAAGAATTCTTTAACTGAGCTTGTACTATGTATATTCTTCACCAAAATGTTGATAGACATGGACAATAGCTTAATTGCAGTCTGGACAGGATAAGATATTTGATTTGTCGACTTGTGTCCTCTATCATTTATTTCCTCGCGTACAGATAGAATAGATTTAATGAGTAATAACACTAAGTATATGCAAAAAGTGGAATCCTTTAACACCAGGAGAGACATAAAAGACACAGTGACAAAGTTCAGAAAAATGGGAAAGATGATTTGAATGAAGAGACAAAATCTCTAGCTGGGAAAGACTCCTAATGCTCTCAGGCAATTGAAGTGATTTCGACCGAGATATATCTCTTAGATGTGGAAAATTTGCAAAATCAGGGAATATATGGCCCAGAAATCTGGTTCATTGAAAGGTCTAAATAAACGGGGCTAGAAACAGTGAAAGAAAatgaagagaagaagaagaagaggagaatgAGGAGAAGAAAGGggatcacacaagtgtttcccaacactcaattctcttacaaaatactctcaattactaaaggagaagaaaaaacaagaaatgaagactcaagtcttattcgtgtgtttacaaatgaggaggaactcctctatttataacaagaaatccttggcctaatagtggatattgTGTCATGGAAAATGTCATGAAAACTTGGtccacaaattttgttatagtggatattatgtcatggcaaatgtcatgaaaacttgGCCCCCACTTGAaaagaagccaaattaatggccatattacaaatcttatttccaaccTAAAACAAGATACACCAACTATTAAGCCCTGCCCCGTCCTATTAAGCCCTGCCCTGTTTagattctttttcattttttctctttatgtttttattttgCAGTAtgcttttaatttattttacctTTTCAACTTTCTATTGAAATATTTAACATTGACATGTCAATAAAAGTTGTTTGTGCATATTGATTgaataaatataaatttttattaatGTTATATAATTTATCAAAAACTAAATTTTTCCTTATATTAATGTTCTACTCCAAGTAAATAGCTAATTGTTTAAATCACTTCTGGAACGGTTTGTTTCCTTTAGTTATCATACTTCTTCTTAAGTTAGTGAACTAATTTGACTGTAAAATTGCATGACGAACCATCATTTCCATTAATTTCCTCTAATTTTTTAAAATACAACATCAATTTCTTAATTTCAATACAATAATAAATACcatcatttttttcttttatgcAGTGTCTTAGTTTAACAATATTAGGATGATCAAGCGTACGCATAATCTGAAGTTCTATGTTCTTGTATCTCCTATCCTGTAAGACTTTCTTTATAGCAACAGATTCACGAGTTATACTACCTTTGTAAATTACTTGCTCCAACCAATGTATAAATTTTTATCATTATTTGCTAGGCATAAAGTAGAATCGTTAATAAACAATTTGATATTTTATAAAACTATTATATTTGCAAGTATGCTACTAGTTAACAAATGTTAGCAAGCAAACAAAACaagttttttaaaaagaaaacaaaacaacaagaatTTAAGGCACCAAATCTGTTGATGACTAAAAAGAGAAGTAGGCACACACAAGTGAGTTTGAGCTAAAATCCTGCCCTGCCCCATTTACTATTTTCTGAAAATGTGTTTTTGACCCGCCCCGCCCTGCCCCATTAAGACTTTACCCTGCCCTGCCCTGCCCCGCCCCATTTGCCATCCCTAATCCATGCACTTGAAACTTGAACATTTtgttaatatataaatataaaaactgTAAGTTTTGGGACCTATAGCATTTTTAGTctaaaccaacaacaacaacaacaacaacaacaacaaacgtAGTGAGACTCCCACAagtgggtctggggagggtaaaatgtacgcagaccttacctttgTGAAGGTAGATAGGTTATTTTCGATACTTGGCACAATAGAATATGAGAAAGAAGCAATAGCATCAAGCAGTACTTTTTTAGTCTAAACCAAATGCTTTAATTAATGGTTTTATCATTTAGCTGGCCATGAGTTACAATAATGTAAAAGGCATACAAAATAGAAGTCTTTAATATGTCAATGGTCAACTACTTTTGCTTTTTGACCGTCGTCGGGACTGAAACAAGTCAAGTGAACAATTTCCATCTCTTCTATCTAAAGACTGAAGGgaagccttggcgtaactggtaaagttgctcacatgtggaaacaacctcttgcagaaatgcagggtaagactgcgtacaatagactcttgtggtccggcccttccccgaaccctgcgtatagcgggagcttagtgcaccgggctgccctttctATCTAAAGACTAGAATAGGTTAAACATTTCTTAGGTCTACATATTTTTCAACCTGGTCTTtgctagtttttttttcttttcaggaTAGTGAATAGTAGTACTTTAAATTTACATTAATTTGTTGTGCCGAAACAAAATTTAAGAACAACAAAAATTCTGAACATTTCTAGCATTTCAAGAGTGTTGGTATTCTCCACCTTAACGATTTTGTTTGGCTTCCATTTTCTTGTTGTATTTTTTAGACAGAGACAACATGTGATTGCTGCATTGCATAGTTCAGAATGGAATTAGATTGGAGAGAAtgtctttatttttatctttataagCTTCTTAAAAGGGAACAGAACCGAACCTTCTCAAATAAAAGGGAAGGGAATGGGAGATTCCGACTTCCACAACAGTATAAGTTCAACATGCAAACTGTATCACTAAATGTAGGTTCTGCTAAAACAACATGTAATCTTACTATATTCCTCCCAATGAAGTTCAAAATTTCTCATTTCCTTTGGAGAAAATTAGGAAAGGTATGGGGGTAGTGGGGTAAGTCAATTCTAATTCACCTGTGAAAAAGAAAGGGAATAAATAATGCTTCTTGCTTCCTGTAAGAGGGAAGGAAAGTTAGTGTTAGGACCTTTTCAACTACCCTgtgtttaaaatatttactagCTTTGATATGATCTGTTGAAAATGAATACATCTCAATAAATTTATGGATGTAAACCTTGACGAAATCGTTAGTTTTGCACTTGAAAAGATGAGAAAATGAGAAGGATCTACCATAGGCATATAGATAGATGATTATCTTCAGTTGTCTAAAAAACTAGTAATAAATATTTTGTCCAACTATGGATGCTTTTGCATATCTATTTGCTCTCAAATTCCTTGTCTTTCCCCTTATGGTAATCCCTTTTGCCACTTCACTGTCCTTCAGTTTTgatcaatttacttccaatattGATCAGaatattacaacaacaataacaaacctaGTGTAATTCtacaagtggggtatggggagggtagtgtgtacgcagaccttactcctatctTCAAGAAggcagagagactgtttctgGAAGACCATCGGCTTAGAAAAGGTAAAAGGAAGGGAAACAACAAGCACACCAATAAGAAAACCGAAGCAAAAACACTAGGTACCGCAATCGGAAAGCCGACACGAAAATAACAAGAAGTAATTACAGGAGTCAAGAGACACGAAAATACACAAATAACACTAAATCATGTAACTAAAACTACTGTTACAGACAAGGACAGCACTCGGCTACCTGTCCTAACCCTTCACCTTTATTttcaacctccacaccttcctatccatGTCCATATCCTCAGTAAGCTGGAGCAAcgccatatcttgcctaatcacctctccccaatgcTTCTTCGACCTGCCTCTGCCCCTCCTTAGGCCCTCTAGGGCCAACCTCTCATACCTCCTCATCGGTGTATCTGTACCTCTCTttttcacatgcccgaaccatctaagtctcgcctCCCACATCTTGTTCTCCACATAAGTCATGCACACattgtcccgaataacttcatttctaattctatctaacctagtatgcccgcacatccatctcaacattctcatttcagtcaccttcatcttttggacatgggagttcttgattggccaacactccgccccatacaacatagtcgatTTGACCACGgttctgtagaacttacctttaagttatGATGGCACAATCTTACATATGATGATTATCGAGCAAATGGTGCAATTCAACTTACCACAAACTTGCTCAATCGTGATATAAATTCTAGCATAGGTCGAGCCACATATTTGAAACCACTGTCTTTGGGACAAGGCCTCTGGAAATGTCACAGATTTCACTACTCACTTCTCCTTTAGCATCAATTCACAGGGAAGAACAAGTTATGGTGATGTCCTAGCCTTCTTCCTTGCACCTGCAGATTCAAGAATTCTTTATGACAGTGCAGGTGACAACCTTGTCCTTTCTACGATAAGTCAGCAACTGAATACATCGAAGGTATTATTTGACAGAATGTCGAGTACGACCCGATGGATGATCACGTAGGTATTATTGTATTAATATCAAGTCTATGCAATCTGTTGTTAATGTAACCTGGTTTAGTAGCATTCCAGCTGGTAAGAAAACTGATGTCTGGAGTAACTATAATTCAACATCAGAAAATCTTACTGTTGTCTTTACtggtttcaaagataattctacTGTCACTGTCATGCAAAGCCTATCTTACAATCTTGATCTCAGGGAATATTTGCCAGAATGGGTCACTTTTGGCTTCAGAGGTGCAACAGGAGACTTCTTTGCACTAAAAAGCATCTATTCTTGGAATTTTTCTGCTTCTTTAGAAGATAATGAAAGCTACAAATCCATGGGTAGCCCTACCAAACTCCAAGCCAAAGCATGCA is a window from the Nicotiana tomentosiformis chromosome 10, ASM39032v3, whole genome shotgun sequence genome containing:
- the LOC138900590 gene encoding L-type lectin-domain containing receptor kinase IX.1-like, whose product is MVVFSSLSALKYYLVFLLVIIPFVTSLSFNFDSFRPSDQNVTYERDAYLADGAIQLTTDLINRDINATIGRATYSKPLHLWDTASGNVTDFSTHFSFSINSQGRTRYGDGLAFFLAPAGSRIPENTTRGGSLGLTSNTQRLNTSSNHFVAVEFDTYRNVQYDPMGDHVGIDIKSMQSVVNVTWFSSIPDGRRTDAWISYNSTSKNLSVAFTGFKLQGNTTVTVQQSLSHNLDLREYLPEWVTFGFTGGAGLVFAIQRIYSWNFTSSLEINDNITDPGVALPIPKPEETPSKSKLGLVIGLVSGGCVLVAVSVLVLFVFWRKRKLREDEDDDDSFDGSMANEFERSTGPKKFLYSELVRCTNNFAGEGKLGEGGLGGVYKGHLRESNSYVAVKRISRGSRQGIKEFASEVRIISRLRHRHLVQLIGWCHEKRELLLVYEFMSNGSLDFHLFKGKSHLTWPIRYKIAQGLASALLYLHEEWEQCVVHRDIKASNIMLDSNFNAKLGDFGLARLVDHEKGSQTTVLAGTMGYMAPECATTGKASKETDVYSFGIVALEIACGRKPIDRKAESDHQVNIVDWVWSLYGMGNLNEAADPKLSLEFNEMEMKHLLIVGLWCAHPDSNCRPSIRQAIHVLNFEAPLPTLPPNMPVPTYCSPSQHLSSASFSSPYDTNGSRITEIQYSVNYTDSSNNTAASAASSPSASLLYTR